A region of the Oceanihabitans sp. IOP_32 genome:
GAAAATGATGGTAGCAATTTGACTTTAAAGACTTTATTTGATATTGTAGAAAAAGGACTTGGCGGAAAAGTAAATATTTCAATAGAAGTCTGATATAAAGTACGTTTTACAATAACTAAGCATTCGTGTGGTCGGTACGACCCAACATGAATGCCGTGTTGACTGAACCGGTGTTTGTCGGTTCGCCCTTATGGGGAATGGTCTGTTTTGGATTGGATTTTTAGGAGTTGGTTTTTTCTGTTTTGGGAGTTTTCGACCTCCCTTTCTTTGGAAGATTAAAAGAACATGGCAGATTTAGGACTTACTTTTCCATGTTCATTACTGCTTTGATGCGTTTTCTCGTCTGGCCTACCCAGATCTTTTTGTAGTTCTGGGATTAAGGTTCTTTTATAATAGCTGCTCAAGACACCATAGTGCCTGATGCGGGGAAGCTAACAATCTAATTTGTCGATTGAAATAACAACAAACAAGTTCTTTAGCTCACGCTAGACTTTTTTGGGAGATTCTGGATGTGTTAAAAAAAAAAAAAACGAAAACGATGTATCTTTTTTGTGGTTTACCAGTCTACTTAATGAATAGTAAAACATTAAAGTTATGAATAAATGTAAATGCACAGCATGCGATTGCACAAAATGTAATTGCGGAAATTGTTTAGAAAATAATTGTACTTGTTCTAAATGCGAATGTGATAAATGCGATTGTTGCTAAATATTTTAAAGGTTAGTTTTTAAACTAACCTTTTTATTTATTTTTGAATATGGAAACACAAAAAATATGGGACAATTTTAATGATGAACTGTATTTCTTCATTCTAAAAAAGGTAAAAGACCAAGACAAGGCTAAGGATATTTTTCAAAATACATTCTTAAAAATTCATAAGCATTTAACTAACCTCGAAAAGGAAGAAAAAGCAAGAGCATGGATTTTTCAAATTGCTCGTAACGAGATCTTTAACTACTTCAATAAAGAATCTGTTTATGTAGAGCAGTTGAGTGTGAATAAAGAAATTCCTTCCGAAAAATATGTGCGAATATGTTGTTTTGATAGATTTATAAATGATTTGCCCGAAATTTATAAACAAGTAATTGAATTGACTTATATTAAAGGACAAAAGCAAAAAGATGTTGCAAAGGAATTAGAAATAAGTCTTGAAAATGTAAAAGTGAGAATTAAAAGGGCAAAAGATATTTTAAAGAAAAAATTTAACGAATGTTGCAAATATGAGTTCGATAAAAACGGTAAATTAACAGGAAAAGCGCATTGTTCTATATGCGAAGCTAACTAAAAAAAACGGTTGGCGTACAAAATTAATGGCTAGTTATAGACTACTTACCAGAAGACTCACAGATTTTCTATTCGTTTTTTACCTGCCTGCCGGCAGGCAGGTTTGCTAAATTAGGAGCTTAAAGGCATCACTAATCTCATACATAAACTTTAACTATAAACTGAGAAATCAATTTAAATATGTCACTAAGAGCATTAAAAAAGGAATTAAACCAAATGGACAAAACTGAAATCATTAATCTGATTTTGGACATGTATAAAAAAATTCCTGATGCTAAAAACTTCTTAGATATATTCACAACAGGCGATATTGAGAAGTTAACAGATAAATATAAAAACGAAATTGAAAGATATATTTATCCACATGGAAGGGATATGGTTTTACGCGAAACCGAGGCACGAAAAATAATTCGCACAGTTCGAAAAATGAAAATCACGCAATTAAACGTGG
Encoded here:
- a CDS encoding sigma-70 family RNA polymerase sigma factor, producing the protein METQKIWDNFNDELYFFILKKVKDQDKAKDIFQNTFLKIHKHLTNLEKEEKARAWIFQIARNEIFNYFNKESVYVEQLSVNKEIPSEKYVRICCFDRFINDLPEIYKQVIELTYIKGQKQKDVAKELEISLENVKVRIKRAKDILKKKFNECCKYEFDKNGKLTGKAHCSICEAN
- a CDS encoding DUF6155 family protein; the protein is MSLRALKKELNQMDKTEIINLILDMYKKIPDAKNFLDIFTTGDIEKLTDKYKNEIERYIYPHGRDMVLRETEARKIIRTVRKMKITQLNVALELHYVSCCLEIIDDFGYWEENYYVAMEKMFDNAINGINEMGMEEKYLEQIRTLSYKASEFGLELQY